The following coding sequences are from one Nitrospira sp. CR1.1 window:
- a CDS encoding MMPL family transporter, with protein sequence MWLTLLALRNRIGILMLSLAMVILGATSLERLPVDLFPNIQVPVAFVGVIYKGAPPLDIEQSVVYPIEKAVSSASNVEHVESFAKQGIGAVQIWFNWGADINVGQMEVMQRITQILNSLPPGILQPFIVKFDVSNIPVAFVTASGGDLDERALYDLAYNTVAPQIEQIANVAAATVEGGKIRQININLDPALLQARGLSILDVVKAVKASNLILPSGDIKAGNLDYNVFTNTQFKTVEPINDVVVKIDARGNPVRVRDVGVLSDSSDIQTNVVRTDGKRSVYLRVNKQPIANTVEVVDALRKAIPKMIGIPPGVQLGISFDQSIYIRQSIKNLIEQALHGSLLAAAVILLFLRNLTSTLIISVAIPLSILVTFIVLYFTNQTLNVFTMGGLALGIGRLVDDSIVELENIQRHLNVDRNRWDAIVNAAREVAMPIFASTVTTVVVFLPMFFIVGIARLLLIPLTLTIAIALFTSFFVSRTVTPALCYRFLKSEQEAHRSLPAWFVRIMQWSQRRYEALDEGYERSLRWILAHRRTLLVAVVALFVSSLALLPFIGTEFLPVSDESQFRIVLRAPVGQRVEKTVEQVAEVERVLREKIPPDELEAIASSTGVLAQGRSSLFNPNTGPHTSVISVYLASPDKRRRNQVEIMNAVRPSVVKLFPGVAMFFDPGGLVKRVTSFGSQKSIDVEIYGYDFEKARTVIQQTQEIMHKIPGMADIEVSREENYPEVNVVVDREKAALLGISETDVANAVLFSLNGNGQTDPIIYTDPQNGNEYYISAWLAEEHRKDLTAIEHVLLTTKNGEPVLLKNLATLKLNAGPVKIERKYFQRVVHITANPVGRDLGAIAQDLEAAFAQLQLPTGFSIRLAGQIQQQRETFEGLMYASALALILVYMVMAAQFKSLIDPFIIMFSVPMGIPGVIVILYLTNTTISTSSLMGIIMMLGIVVSNGVLLVDYTNVLRRRGLDLSTAVVTASRTRLRPILMTSLATVVGLIPMALGLGTGSETNAPLARAVVGGLTVSTILTLFLVPTVYTMLEERFPRRADQLGETPADVELAGQQA encoded by the coding sequence ATGTGGCTGACACTCCTCGCGCTCCGCAATCGCATCGGCATCCTGATGTTGTCCCTGGCAATGGTGATTCTGGGGGCTACTTCGCTGGAACGCCTTCCGGTCGATCTCTTTCCTAACATTCAAGTTCCTGTCGCGTTCGTCGGCGTCATTTACAAGGGCGCGCCTCCGCTCGACATCGAACAGAGCGTCGTCTACCCCATCGAGAAGGCCGTCAGTTCCGCCTCCAACGTCGAACATGTGGAGTCCTTTGCCAAGCAGGGCATCGGTGCGGTGCAGATCTGGTTCAATTGGGGGGCGGATATCAACGTCGGCCAAATGGAAGTGATGCAGCGCATCACCCAGATTTTGAACAGCCTCCCGCCCGGCATTCTGCAGCCCTTCATCGTCAAATTCGACGTCTCCAACATCCCGGTCGCCTTCGTGACGGCCTCCGGCGGCGACCTTGACGAACGCGCGCTCTACGACCTGGCCTACAACACCGTCGCCCCGCAAATTGAACAAATCGCCAACGTCGCAGCTGCCACGGTGGAAGGCGGGAAGATCAGACAGATCAACATCAATCTGGACCCGGCTTTATTGCAGGCGCGCGGCCTCTCGATCCTCGATGTCGTCAAGGCCGTGAAGGCGTCCAACCTGATCCTGCCTTCGGGCGACATCAAGGCCGGGAACCTCGATTACAACGTATTCACCAACACGCAGTTCAAAACCGTGGAACCGATCAACGACGTCGTCGTGAAGATCGACGCGCGGGGCAATCCCGTGCGCGTGCGGGATGTCGGCGTCCTCTCCGACTCATCGGACATTCAAACCAACGTCGTCCGCACGGACGGCAAACGGTCCGTCTATCTGCGCGTCAACAAGCAGCCGATCGCCAATACCGTGGAAGTCGTCGATGCGTTGCGCAAAGCGATTCCCAAAATGATCGGCATCCCGCCCGGCGTGCAGTTGGGGATCTCCTTCGATCAATCGATTTACATCCGGCAATCGATCAAGAACCTCATCGAGCAGGCGCTCCACGGATCGTTGCTCGCGGCGGCGGTCATCCTCCTGTTCCTGAGAAACCTCACCAGCACGTTGATCATCTCAGTCGCCATCCCGCTCTCGATTCTCGTGACGTTCATCGTGCTGTATTTCACCAACCAGACGCTGAACGTGTTTACGATGGGCGGCCTGGCGCTGGGCATCGGACGTCTGGTGGACGATTCGATCGTCGAACTCGAGAACATTCAACGCCATCTGAATGTCGACCGGAACCGCTGGGACGCCATCGTCAACGCCGCGCGCGAGGTCGCCATGCCGATCTTCGCCTCAACGGTCACCACCGTCGTCGTGTTCCTGCCGATGTTTTTTATCGTGGGCATCGCGCGGCTCCTGCTTATTCCGCTGACTCTCACGATCGCCATTGCCCTCTTCACCTCATTCTTCGTCTCGCGGACCGTGACCCCGGCGCTCTGTTATCGCTTCTTGAAGTCGGAGCAGGAGGCGCACCGTTCCCTGCCCGCCTGGTTCGTGCGCATCATGCAGTGGAGCCAGCGCCGCTACGAAGCCCTCGACGAAGGGTACGAACGCAGCCTGCGTTGGATATTGGCCCATCGCCGCACGTTATTGGTCGCCGTGGTCGCGCTGTTTGTCAGTTCTCTTGCATTACTACCTTTTATTGGAACCGAATTTCTGCCGGTGTCGGATGAAAGCCAGTTCCGCATCGTTTTGCGGGCGCCCGTGGGCCAGCGGGTGGAGAAAACCGTCGAGCAAGTCGCCGAGGTCGAACGGGTGCTGCGTGAAAAGATTCCGCCGGACGAACTGGAAGCGATCGCCTCCAGCACCGGCGTGCTCGCGCAGGGCCGATCCTCATTGTTTAATCCCAACACGGGACCGCATACCTCAGTCATTTCCGTCTATCTGGCCTCTCCCGATAAACGCCGGCGCAACCAGGTTGAAATCATGAACGCCGTCCGGCCGTCAGTGGTCAAACTCTTTCCCGGCGTGGCGATGTTTTTCGATCCCGGCGGCCTGGTCAAACGCGTGACGAGCTTCGGGTCGCAAAAATCCATCGACGTGGAAATTTACGGGTACGATTTCGAGAAGGCCCGCACCGTCATCCAACAGACGCAGGAGATCATGCACAAGATCCCCGGCATGGCGGACATAGAAGTCAGCCGGGAGGAGAACTACCCTGAAGTCAACGTGGTCGTGGATCGAGAAAAGGCCGCGCTCCTGGGTATCAGCGAAACGGACGTGGCCAATGCCGTGCTGTTTTCCCTGAACGGCAACGGCCAGACTGACCCGATTATCTACACCGACCCGCAAAACGGGAACGAGTACTACATCAGCGCCTGGCTCGCGGAGGAGCACCGCAAGGACCTGACAGCCATTGAGCATGTGCTGCTCACGACCAAAAACGGCGAGCCGGTCTTGCTCAAGAACCTTGCCACCCTCAAGCTGAATGCCGGCCCTGTAAAAATCGAGCGCAAATATTTCCAGCGGGTCGTCCACATCACAGCCAACCCCGTCGGTCGTGATCTCGGCGCGATTGCCCAGGACCTGGAAGCGGCCTTCGCCCAGCTGCAATTGCCAACGGGCTTCAGCATCCGGCTCGCCGGCCAAATCCAGCAACAGCGCGAGACCTTCGAGGGCCTCATGTATGCCAGCGCCCTGGCCTTGATCCTGGTGTACATGGTGATGGCCGCACAGTTTAAGTCGCTCATCGATCCCTTCATCATCATGTTTTCGGTCCCGATGGGAATTCCCGGCGTGATCGTGATCCTGTACCTCACCAACACTACCATCTCCACCTCATCATTGATGGGCATCATCATGATGCTGGGTATCGTCGTGTCGAACGGCGTCCTGCTAGTGGACTACACCAACGTCTTGCGACGCCGGGGGCTCGACCTTTCCACCGCTGTCGTCACGGCCTCTCGCACCAGACTGCGGCCGATTCTCATGACTTCTCTCGCCACGGTCGTGGGCCTGATCCCGATGGCCCTCGGCTTGGGGACCGGTAGTGAAACCAATGCGCCGCTCGCGCGGGCCGTAGTCGGTGGCCTCACCGTCTCGACGATTCTGACGCTGTTTCTCGTCCCGACCGTCTATACGATGCTGGAAGAGCGGTTTCCACGGCGAGCCGATCAACTGGGGGAGACCCCGGCAGACGTCGAACTCGCCGGACAACAGGCTTAG
- a CDS encoding S-adenosylmethionine decarboxylase translates to MHNAEGATSDDISSSSARIADSAVHPDSVGPGKAWGICTSVDLHDCIPERIRDAKQIEAYVVQLCELIEMKRYGSCQIVNFGEGRVAGYSMVQLIETSLISGHFANDTNSAYLDIFSCKGYEPAVVEEFSKAFFGARRSSHRAMLRY, encoded by the coding sequence ATGCACAACGCCGAAGGTGCCACTTCAGACGACATCTCATCATCTTCAGCCAGGATTGCTGACTCCGCGGTCCATCCGGACTCTGTCGGACCCGGCAAAGCCTGGGGCATTTGCACCTCTGTTGACCTCCACGATTGCATTCCCGAACGCATCCGCGATGCCAAACAAATTGAAGCCTATGTTGTGCAGCTCTGCGAGCTGATCGAGATGAAGCGGTATGGCTCCTGCCAGATCGTGAATTTCGGCGAAGGCCGGGTAGCGGGTTACAGCATGGTGCAGTTGATCGAGACGTCCTTGATCAGCGGACATTTCGCCAACGATACCAATAGCGCCTATCTCGACATCTTCAGTTGCAAGGGATATGAGCCGGCCGTCGTTGAAGAGTTCTCCAAGGCCTTCTTCGGCGCCCGTCGTTCGAGCCACCGGGCTATGTTGCGGTACTAG
- a CDS encoding efflux RND transporter periplasmic adaptor subunit: MSGNPIKRHPIVTLGIILFVAVAALVVFRLTSGAKTDPRKNRILTVGTMTPIKQDLDVRLTYTADLIPNQLVNIFSRVDGYIARIYVDKGDLVKANQLLVEIDHTDYIHAVNQAKANLLSAKAKVVQQDAGVRNATLTLDRMQALIKDQFVSQQDLDTALVNRDAAVALQDSLRAQVQQMTVALAQAETNLAYSYIRAPFAGYIAERNLDPGAYVSGTTASTSTVSRGILSVHDVETVRTLIEVVEKDVPLVQVGQRADVRAEAYPNEVFDGRVTRIVQALNRATRTMTVEVDLPNKDHRLKGGMFARVEVLVGKHPQAIQIPLDAVSRLEDSQYVYVVQDGKAHQVPVELGARAENRVEVLKGLAGDEQLIVSGKDLVSEGVPVQTQPIDAAKRES, from the coding sequence GTGTCCGGTAATCCGATCAAACGGCATCCGATCGTCACCCTGGGCATCATCCTCTTTGTCGCCGTAGCGGCATTGGTCGTGTTCCGCCTCACGAGCGGCGCCAAAACGGACCCGCGCAAGAACCGGATTCTCACCGTGGGCACCATGACGCCCATCAAACAGGATCTCGACGTGCGGTTGACCTATACCGCCGATTTGATTCCGAACCAGCTCGTCAACATCTTCTCCCGCGTGGACGGCTACATTGCCAGGATCTATGTGGATAAGGGCGATTTGGTAAAGGCGAATCAGTTGCTGGTCGAAATCGACCATACCGACTACATCCATGCGGTCAATCAGGCCAAGGCCAATCTCTTGTCGGCCAAAGCGAAGGTCGTCCAGCAGGACGCCGGAGTACGGAACGCCACCCTCACGCTTGACCGCATGCAAGCGCTGATCAAAGACCAGTTTGTCTCGCAGCAGGACCTGGATACGGCCCTGGTGAACCGCGATGCGGCCGTGGCCCTACAGGATTCTCTGCGCGCGCAGGTGCAACAGATGACGGTCGCCCTGGCACAGGCCGAGACGAATCTTGCCTATTCCTACATCCGCGCCCCCTTTGCCGGCTATATCGCCGAGCGCAACCTCGACCCCGGCGCCTATGTGAGCGGCACAACCGCCAGCACGTCTACCGTGTCGCGCGGCATCCTGAGCGTGCACGACGTTGAAACCGTGCGCACATTGATCGAAGTCGTGGAGAAGGATGTGCCCCTTGTGCAAGTCGGGCAACGCGCCGACGTTCGCGCCGAGGCCTATCCGAATGAGGTGTTCGACGGCCGAGTAACCCGCATTGTGCAGGCATTGAACCGCGCCACCCGCACCATGACCGTGGAGGTCGATCTGCCGAATAAGGACCACCGCCTCAAAGGCGGCATGTTCGCCCGCGTCGAAGTCCTGGTCGGAAAACATCCCCAGGCGATTCAGATTCCTCTGGACGCCGTGAGCCGGCTCGAAGACTCGCAGTATGTCTATGTCGTACAAGACGGGAAGGCGCACCAAGTGCCGGTCGAACTGGGCGCGCGCGCCGAGAACCGTGTCGAAGTGCTGAAAGGCCTCGCAGGGGACGAACAACTGATCGTCTCCGGCAAAGACTTGGTCAGCGAAGGTGTCCCGGTACAAACGCAGCCGATAGATGCCGCGAAACGTGAGTCGTAA
- a CDS encoding DUF2167 domain-containing protein, translating to MNGKRRPCRHTCSGRSRMVNCKLYASSSPTAQGGLGMIRRHIGLLLILLGLVVGFPVSSILADEPKPAALHWIAGPTEAKLGDQALLKLPKGYQFLGAQETQALLKRMGNFPSGSELGLITATGEGEQWFMVVRYIDAGYVKDDEAANWDADALMASIKEGTEEDNKTRQAQGFSPLIIRGWEEKPHYDKAANKVVWAISAQEQESAVGVNYNTLALGRQGYLSMNMVGSLEQLPMLKPHVSLLLANVEFVEGKRYTDFNSTTDKVAAVGLTALIAGAAVKSGLLAKLWAFMIPLVLAGKKLLMLLVIALGGLAAKYLKRKPQAEQPGGGGGLSS from the coding sequence ATGAACGGCAAGCGGCGACCCTGTCGGCACACATGCTCAGGTCGAAGCCGGATGGTAAACTGTAAACTCTACGCTTCATCTTCACCCACTGCCCAGGGAGGCCTTGGTATGATTCGTCGCCACATCGGGCTGTTGCTCATATTGCTGGGCTTGGTTGTCGGCTTTCCTGTCTCGTCGATCCTCGCCGATGAGCCGAAACCGGCGGCGCTGCACTGGATTGCGGGGCCGACCGAGGCCAAGCTGGGCGATCAGGCGTTGCTGAAACTTCCCAAAGGCTATCAATTTCTTGGAGCGCAAGAGACGCAAGCGCTGTTGAAGCGGATGGGGAACTTCCCCTCCGGTTCCGAGCTGGGGTTGATCACGGCGACCGGCGAAGGCGAACAGTGGTTCATGGTCGTGCGCTATATCGACGCAGGCTACGTGAAGGACGATGAGGCGGCCAATTGGGATGCCGATGCGTTGATGGCTTCCATCAAGGAAGGCACGGAGGAAGACAACAAGACCCGCCAGGCGCAAGGCTTTTCACCGCTGATTATTCGCGGGTGGGAAGAGAAGCCGCATTATGACAAGGCTGCGAACAAGGTGGTATGGGCGATCTCGGCGCAGGAGCAGGAATCGGCAGTGGGGGTCAATTACAACACGCTGGCCTTAGGGCGGCAGGGATATCTCAGCATGAATATGGTGGGATCGCTGGAGCAGCTGCCGATGCTGAAGCCGCACGTCAGCCTCCTGCTGGCGAATGTGGAGTTCGTCGAAGGGAAACGGTATACCGACTTTAACAGTACGACCGACAAGGTGGCGGCGGTCGGCCTGACGGCGCTCATCGCGGGCGCAGCCGTCAAGTCAGGCCTGTTGGCGAAACTCTGGGCCTTCATGATTCCCTTGGTGCTGGCCGGAAAGAAGCTGTTGATGCTGCTGGTGATTGCGCTCGGCGGATTGGCCGCGAAATATCTCAAAAGGAAACCGCAGGCTGAGCAGCCGGGCGGCGGCGGGGGATTGTCGTCGTGA
- a CDS encoding site-2 protease family protein, with translation MKFLLLLLSGLKFGKIALTGGTMLLSMVAYSFIFGWWYAVGFVLLILFHELGHYAAAKQRNLNVGAPTFIPFVGAWIQLKEQPMDVETEAYVGIAGPVAGTVAAMACYYAAEYTQSQLLLALAYAGFMINLFNLIPLSPLDGGRITAIISPKVWWLGVPILIGLFIMNQSPMLLLIAILAIPHVMATFRGGPHGLPERYYEVPLATKISYGLYYLGLAAFLGIMSYETHLLLPSGRG, from the coding sequence GTGAAATTTCTCCTGTTGCTCTTGAGCGGCCTCAAATTTGGCAAGATCGCGCTCACCGGCGGCACTATGCTGCTGTCGATGGTGGCATACAGTTTCATCTTCGGCTGGTGGTATGCGGTGGGGTTCGTGCTGCTGATTTTGTTTCACGAACTGGGGCATTACGCCGCCGCCAAACAGCGGAATCTCAACGTCGGTGCTCCGACCTTTATTCCCTTCGTGGGCGCCTGGATTCAACTCAAAGAGCAGCCGATGGACGTGGAAACCGAGGCCTATGTGGGGATCGCCGGGCCGGTTGCCGGGACCGTGGCGGCCATGGCCTGTTATTACGCGGCCGAATATACTCAAAGCCAATTGTTGCTGGCTCTGGCCTACGCGGGATTCATGATCAATCTGTTCAATCTTATCCCCCTGTCGCCATTGGACGGCGGGCGGATCACGGCCATTATCTCGCCCAAGGTCTGGTGGCTGGGGGTGCCGATTCTGATCGGCCTGTTCATCATGAACCAGAGCCCCATGCTGCTCTTGATCGCGATCCTGGCGATTCCGCATGTCATGGCCACCTTCCGTGGTGGCCCCCACGGCCTGCCAGAACGGTACTACGAGGTGCCGCTCGCGACCAAAATCAGTTATGGCCTGTACTACCTCGGCCTCGCCGCATTTCTTGGTATCATGAGTTATGAGACGCACTTGCTGCTGCCATCCGGGCGAGGGTAA